A part of Flavobacteriaceae bacterium GSB9 genomic DNA contains:
- the mnmE gene encoding tRNA uridine-5-carboxymethylaminomethyl(34) synthesis GTPase MnmE: MINNDTIVALATPSGAGAIAVIRLSGPKAIATAEICFKSVKEGKQISKQKTHTIHLGHIVDGSKTIDEVLLSIFKNPNSYTGEDVVEVSCHGSNYIQQEIIQLFLRKGCRMASAGEFTLRAFLNGKLDLSQAEAVADLIASDNEASHQLAMQQMRGGFSSEIAKLREELMNFASLIELELDFAEEDVEFADRTQFKDLIERIGFVLKRLIDSFAVGNVIKNGIPVAIVGEPNVGKSTLLNALLNEERAIVSEIAGTTRDTIEDEISIGGVGFRFIDTAGIRDTKDVVESIGIKKTFEKIDQAQVVIYLFEADAISRNDDKSKAIKIELEKIKNKYPQKPLIVLANKMDKISEYDVLKLKSEIENIQLLSAKTGVGVEQLTNSLLELINTGALRNNETIVTNTRHYDALLKAFEEIQKVKEGIETGLSGDLLAIDIRQALYHFGEITGEITNDDLLGNIFANFCIGK; encoded by the coding sequence ATGATTAACAACGATACCATAGTGGCCCTTGCCACGCCCTCGGGAGCAGGCGCTATTGCAGTAATTAGGCTTTCTGGTCCCAAAGCTATTGCTACTGCCGAAATATGCTTTAAGTCTGTAAAAGAAGGAAAACAGATAAGCAAACAAAAAACGCATACCATCCATTTGGGGCATATTGTAGATGGCTCCAAAACCATTGATGAAGTTTTACTGTCAATTTTTAAAAATCCAAATTCCTACACTGGTGAGGATGTGGTAGAGGTATCATGCCATGGGTCAAATTATATTCAACAAGAAATCATACAGTTGTTTTTGCGAAAAGGCTGTCGTATGGCTTCTGCCGGAGAGTTTACTTTGCGGGCGTTCTTGAATGGAAAATTAGATTTAAGTCAAGCAGAAGCGGTGGCCGATTTAATTGCGAGTGATAATGAAGCATCGCATCAATTGGCTATGCAGCAGATGCGCGGAGGATTTTCTTCAGAAATAGCAAAACTAAGAGAGGAACTCATGAATTTTGCATCGCTCATTGAATTGGAACTGGATTTTGCTGAAGAAGATGTAGAATTTGCTGATAGAACGCAATTTAAAGATTTAATTGAACGTATAGGTTTCGTTTTGAAGCGTTTGATTGATTCTTTTGCCGTTGGTAATGTAATTAAAAATGGTATTCCGGTAGCGATTGTTGGTGAACCCAACGTAGGGAAATCTACACTTTTAAATGCGCTTTTAAACGAAGAACGTGCCATAGTTTCTGAAATTGCGGGAACAACGCGTGATACTATTGAAGACGAAATTTCTATTGGCGGTGTTGGTTTTCGTTTTATCGATACTGCTGGAATACGCGATACCAAAGATGTTGTAGAAAGCATCGGAATTAAAAAAACCTTTGAAAAAATAGATCAAGCCCAAGTTGTGATTTACCTGTTTGAGGCTGATGCTATTTCACGTAATGACGATAAATCGAAAGCTATTAAAATTGAATTAGAAAAAATTAAAAATAAATATCCCCAAAAACCTCTAATTGTTCTAGCTAATAAAATGGATAAGATTAGTGAGTACGACGTTTTAAAACTAAAATCTGAAATTGAAAACATTCAATTGTTGTCGGCGAAAACAGGTGTTGGTGTCGAGCAATTAACAAACAGCCTGCTTGAGTTGATAAATACAGGTGCATTGCGCAACAACGAAACCATAGTCACAAATACGCGCCATTACGATGCATTGCTCAAGGCTTTTGAAGAAATACAGAAAGTAAAAGAAGGTATTGAAACCGGCTTGTCAGGAGATTTGCTCGCCATAGATATTCGTCAAGCCCTTTACCATTTTGGTGAAATAACAGGCGAAATAACCAATGATGACCTACTTGGTAATATTTTTGCTAATTTCTGTATCGGAAAGTAA
- a CDS encoding MlaD family protein translates to MKITREVKTGILVVLGIALFVFGFNYLKGQNLFDKSITLYTTYDNVEGLTPSMPVTINGLSVGKVTNITFKDDGSGKLMVELLVNSDFPFSKNSKAELYETGLIGGKAIAIVPAFDGAEQAKNGDLLKGSTKDGLSELVNQRLTPLQEKIEKMMVSADGVLTNMNDVFDEKTKTNLKNSIAELSSTIKSFKGTSESINEMVESNKKNIDSVLSNANKLTVNLAAITNKVSESNLDKTIADLESTLSNFNQIMGGMENGNGSLGKLLKDEGLYNNLEGATLQLEQLLQDMKLNPKRYVHFSLFGRKAKRYDAEGNEIEDDK, encoded by the coding sequence TTGAAAATAACCAGAGAAGTAAAAACAGGTATATTAGTCGTATTAGGAATTGCACTCTTCGTTTTCGGGTTTAATTACCTAAAAGGCCAAAACTTATTTGATAAATCAATAACACTTTACACTACGTACGATAATGTTGAAGGGTTAACGCCTTCAATGCCCGTGACCATTAACGGTTTAAGCGTTGGAAAGGTTACAAATATAACCTTTAAAGACGATGGCTCGGGTAAGCTAATGGTAGAACTGTTGGTAAACAGCGATTTTCCTTTTTCAAAAAACAGTAAAGCCGAACTGTACGAAACAGGGCTTATCGGCGGTAAGGCCATAGCTATCGTGCCAGCATTTGATGGTGCCGAACAGGCCAAAAATGGCGATTTACTTAAGGGTAGCACCAAAGATGGCCTATCTGAATTGGTGAACCAAAGGTTAACGCCATTGCAAGAAAAGATTGAAAAAATGATGGTGAGCGCTGACGGTGTGTTAACTAATATGAATGATGTATTTGACGAAAAAACCAAAACAAATTTAAAAAATAGCATCGCTGAATTAAGTTCAACTATTAAGTCATTTAAAGGCACATCAGAATCTATAAATGAAATGGTTGAGTCAAACAAAAAGAATATTGACAGCGTGCTTTCAAATGCTAATAAACTTACAGTTAATTTAGCGGCCATTACCAATAAAGTATCCGAATCCAATCTAGATAAAACGATAGCAGATCTTGAATCGACCTTGTCCAATTTCAATCAAATTATGGGAGGCATGGAAAACGGAAATGGGTCTTTGGGCAAATTGTTAAAGGATGAAGGGTTGTACAACAACCTTGAAGGCGCAACTTTGCAATTAGAGCAGTTGTTGCAAGACATGAAATTAAACCCGAAACGTTACGTACATTTTTCTTTATTTGGAAGAAAGGCTAAACGCTATGATGCCGAGGGTAACGAAATTGAAGACGATAAATAA
- a CDS encoding N-acetylmuramoyl-L-alanine amidase, translated as MKTHHILLFVSFIAVLTFSSFSENIDNDSKKFVVVLDAGHGGKDPGNMGNGFKEKDIALKVVLAVGEALEKYPGIKVVYTRKTDKFIDLFVRGKIANKAKADLFVSVHCNSHNSSAHGTETFVLGTHRNKTNFEVAKKENSVIFMEDDYEQNYEGFDPNSPESVMSILLSQEEYLDQSILLASLIQDKFTNTLKRKNRGVKQAGFIVLHQTVMPSVLVEMGFLTYRKEGDYLNSKRGQNEIATSIVNAILEYKNGLDTHVGSEVLLREQGTKTAVSNDITFKVQIAASSKSLDTKPYNFKGLEQISKIKEGSLFKYFYGQSSSYSQAQQFETEARKKGYGSSFIVAFKDGKKIALAEALKSTAN; from the coding sequence ATGAAAACGCATCACATATTACTTTTCGTATCTTTTATAGCTGTCTTAACATTTTCTTCATTTAGTGAAAATATAGACAACGACAGCAAAAAATTTGTTGTGGTTCTTGACGCTGGACATGGCGGAAAAGATCCTGGCAATATGGGGAATGGCTTTAAAGAAAAAGACATTGCTCTAAAAGTTGTTTTGGCAGTAGGAGAGGCTCTAGAGAAATACCCAGGCATAAAGGTAGTTTATACACGCAAAACAGATAAATTTATAGATTTGTTTGTTAGAGGAAAGATAGCAAACAAAGCTAAAGCCGATTTGTTTGTTTCTGTACATTGTAATTCACACAATTCGAGTGCCCACGGAACGGAAACCTTTGTTTTAGGAACACACAGGAACAAAACTAATTTTGAAGTCGCCAAAAAGGAAAACTCGGTTATTTTCATGGAAGATGATTACGAGCAAAATTATGAAGGCTTCGACCCCAATTCGCCAGAATCTGTAATGAGCATCCTTTTGAGCCAAGAAGAGTATTTAGACCAAAGTATTTTATTGGCCAGTCTTATTCAAGATAAGTTTACAAATACTTTGAAACGTAAAAATAGAGGGGTTAAGCAGGCTGGTTTTATAGTGTTGCACCAAACGGTTATGCCAAGTGTATTGGTTGAAATGGGGTTCTTGACTTATAGGAAAGAAGGAGATTATTTAAACTCAAAACGCGGACAAAATGAAATAGCAACGTCTATCGTTAACGCTATTTTAGAATACAAAAATGGCTTAGACACCCATGTGGGGAGTGAAGTGCTTTTAAGAGAACAAGGAACAAAAACAGCCGTTTCAAACGATATTACATTTAAAGTGCAAATTGCCGCCAGTTCAAAATCGTTGGATACAAAACCTTATAATTTTAAGGGTTTAGAACAAATTTCAAAAATAAAAGAAGGCAGTCTTTTTAAATATTTTTATGGGCAATCCTCTAGTTATAGCCAAGCGCAACAATTTGAAACAGAGGCCAGAAAAAAAGGTTATGGGTCGAGTTTTATCGTGGCGTTTAAAGATGGTAAAAAGATAGCCTTGGCAGAAGCCCTAAAATCAACTGCAAATTAA
- a CDS encoding LPS-assembly protein LptD codes for MAFQKPSHTFTKIHLKALHTNNFKILFALSFTVFMNTLSFAQDIKQPQDSIKPAVQQTAVIKADSLTVPVEIATEKEQDSTTTDSIKPKKELLEHTVAYHADDYTRFDQKKQKLYLYNLATIDYGDMNISAGDITIDYNKNTVYAKGITDSIGEYTQKPVFTSGTNVVEPDSIVFNTETKKALIYNSKTEQGEGTVIASVTKKENDSVYFLKNAKYTTAENLEDPEYYIKLRKAKIVPGKKIVTGLANLFIYDVPTPLGLPFGFFPQSEKHTSGIIIPTFGEQNDRGYFLQNGGYYFAISDYVDLAALGDYYTNGSYGIRLESAYKKRYKFNGSFSFRYESLIRSERGFPDYGKSTIYNLRWSHSQDSKSSPNSRFSASVNLGSSNYYQASNNQVNVGNRLNNTLQSSVSYSKTFQGEPQVNVSLTATHSQNTQTQSINMTLPTLQGSVGRIYPFASKTGSKKGLIQNINLQYNIRGENRIQTTDSLFFKKEMFDGAKTGFQHTIPLSTNFKLFKYFSVSASTNFNEVWTFKTIEKSYDLEEDRPVNETINGFDSFRTYNFSTSLGTTIYGTKNFEKEGEDRKIKAIRHIIRPSISYNINPAFNQYYDTIEGDEVIDADGTTRRELIEYTRFEGGLFSTPGKNFSSSMGISVSNNLEAKVRDKDSTATEPKKIILLNNLNFSTAYNFAADSLKWSTVRMNGGTQLFKNKLSINFSATLDPYALDNNNRRIDKFNINNGGSLFRLAGGNINASWSFSSKSGSQDKKDKNIDENLRGGGRADDLFGVSEDFTDQQYAEEEDTDKKGQTPSAFYNYKIPWSLRLAYAVNYANQRRQSEISSHSLMFSGDIKLSEKWSVGASSGYDFKNLGFTTTQLRFERDLLSWRMNFSWTPFGAYKSWNFFIGIKSSLLKDLKYEKRRQPDIRL; via the coding sequence TTGGCATTTCAAAAACCGAGCCATACTTTTACAAAAATACATTTAAAAGCGTTGCACACAAACAACTTTAAAATACTTTTTGCATTAAGTTTTACAGTGTTTATGAACACGTTAAGCTTCGCCCAAGATATTAAACAGCCCCAAGACTCCATTAAGCCCGCGGTGCAGCAAACAGCGGTTATAAAGGCAGATAGTTTAACTGTACCTGTTGAAATAGCCACAGAAAAAGAGCAAGATTCAACCACAACCGATTCTATTAAACCAAAAAAAGAGCTTTTGGAACACACGGTTGCCTATCATGCTGATGACTATACACGTTTCGACCAAAAAAAACAAAAATTATACCTTTACAATCTAGCAACAATTGATTACGGTGATATGAATATTTCGGCTGGCGACATCACCATAGATTACAATAAAAATACCGTTTACGCCAAAGGTATTACCGACAGTATTGGCGAATACACACAAAAACCCGTTTTTACCTCAGGTACCAATGTTGTAGAGCCCGACTCGATTGTTTTTAATACCGAAACCAAAAAAGCTTTAATTTACAACTCTAAAACCGAACAAGGCGAAGGTACGGTTATAGCCTCGGTAACGAAAAAAGAAAACGATTCGGTTTACTTTTTAAAGAATGCCAAATACACCACGGCCGAAAACCTTGAAGATCCAGAGTATTATATAAAATTGCGAAAAGCCAAAATCGTACCCGGAAAAAAAATTGTAACCGGCTTGGCCAACCTCTTTATTTATGATGTACCCACGCCTTTAGGCTTACCCTTTGGTTTCTTTCCGCAGAGTGAAAAACACACCTCTGGTATTATTATCCCAACATTTGGCGAACAAAACGACCGCGGTTACTTTTTACAAAACGGCGGTTATTATTTTGCTATTAGCGATTATGTTGACCTGGCTGCTCTAGGAGATTATTACACCAATGGCAGTTACGGTATAAGATTAGAAAGTGCCTATAAAAAGCGCTACAAATTCAATGGCAGCTTTAGTTTTAGATATGAAAGCTTAATACGTAGCGAGCGCGGTTTCCCCGATTACGGCAAAAGTACCATTTACAATTTAAGGTGGTCGCACAGTCAAGATTCCAAATCGAGTCCAAACTCCCGTTTTTCGGCCTCTGTAAACTTAGGTAGCAGCAATTACTATCAAGCTTCAAACAACCAGGTTAACGTGGGTAATAGGCTAAATAACACACTACAATCTTCGGTATCGTACTCTAAAACCTTTCAGGGGGAACCGCAAGTAAACGTTAGTTTAACGGCAACACATTCACAAAACACACAAACCCAATCCATTAACATGACGCTGCCAACGTTACAAGGTAGTGTGGGCAGGATTTATCCTTTTGCTTCTAAGACAGGATCGAAAAAAGGGCTTATTCAAAATATAAATCTTCAATACAATATACGTGGCGAAAACCGCATTCAAACCACAGATTCGTTATTCTTTAAAAAAGAAATGTTCGATGGTGCCAAAACCGGCTTTCAGCACACGATACCACTGAGCACCAACTTTAAACTTTTCAAATATTTTAGTGTTAGTGCTAGTACTAATTTTAATGAGGTTTGGACGTTTAAAACCATTGAGAAGTCCTATGACCTTGAAGAAGACCGCCCCGTCAACGAAACCATTAATGGCTTCGATTCGTTTAGAACCTATAATTTCAGTACCAGTTTAGGAACCACCATTTACGGTACCAAAAATTTTGAAAAAGAAGGAGAAGACCGAAAGATAAAAGCGATCCGCCATATTATAAGGCCTTCAATTAGTTATAATATCAACCCAGCATTCAACCAATATTATGATACTATTGAAGGCGATGAAGTTATCGATGCCGATGGCACTACAAGACGTGAACTTATTGAGTATACGCGCTTTGAAGGCGGACTTTTTAGTACACCTGGCAAGAATTTTTCAAGTTCCATGGGTATTTCGGTGTCAAACAATTTAGAAGCCAAAGTACGCGATAAAGACAGCACGGCTACCGAACCTAAGAAAATCATTCTGTTGAACAACCTAAACTTCAGCACCGCTTATAACTTTGCTGCAGACTCATTAAAATGGAGTACAGTTAGGATGAACGGGGGCACCCAATTATTCAAAAACAAACTGAGTATTAACTTTAGCGCTACATTGGATCCGTATGCGTTAGACAATAATAACAGAAGGATAGACAAGTTCAACATTAATAACGGCGGAAGCCTGTTTAGATTGGCCGGAGGAAATATTAATGCCAGTTGGTCGTTTTCCAGTAAAAGTGGAAGTCAAGACAAAAAAGACAAAAATATTGATGAAAATTTAAGAGGTGGCGGACGTGCAGACGACTTATTTGGCGTTTCTGAAGATTTTACAGACCAACAATACGCAGAAGAGGAAGACACGGATAAAAAAGGCCAAACCCCGAGCGCGTTTTACAATTATAAAATACCCTGGAGCTTGAGATTAGCCTATGCCGTTAACTACGCCAACCAAAGACGCCAAAGCGAAATTTCATCGCATTCGCTAATGTTTTCAGGCGACATCAAACTATCTGAAAAATGGTCGGTTGGTGCATCATCTGGTTATGATTTTAAAAACCTAGGCTTTACAACAACCCAATTGCGCTTTGAACGCGATTTATTGAGTTGGCGCATGAATTTTAGCTGGACTCCATTTGGTGCCTATAAGTCGTGGAATTTCTTTATAGGTATAAAATCCAGCCTACTCAAAGATCTTAAATACGAAAAGCGCAGACAACCAGATATACGTTTGTAA
- a CDS encoding S1-like domain-containing RNA-binding protein, whose product MIKLGEINTMEILRETDHGVYLIDQDDEEVLLPNRYVPERFKIWDKLDVFIYLDNEERPVATTETPHVMKGDFALLRCNQVTDYGAFLDWGLVKELFCPFKEQAFKMKPGGWYLVYCYLDEKTNRLAASSKTNRFLDNKKLTVKEFDKVDLIVSHPSDIGMNVIVNKKHSGLIYKNNIFKDLSVGDRLKGIIKKVRPGNKLDISLEQIGYRNIEPNAEKVLQELEDNSGFLPLTDKSSPEVIKEMLQMSKKNFKKAIGNLYKQRKIDIKNDGIHLV is encoded by the coding sequence ATGATAAAATTAGGCGAAATAAATACCATGGAAATACTTCGTGAAACCGATCACGGCGTATATTTGATTGACCAAGATGACGAAGAAGTACTATTGCCAAATCGTTACGTACCAGAACGTTTTAAAATTTGGGATAAGCTCGATGTTTTTATCTATTTGGATAACGAAGAACGCCCTGTAGCTACAACGGAAACCCCTCATGTTATGAAAGGTGATTTTGCTTTGCTAAGATGCAACCAAGTCACAGATTATGGGGCTTTTTTAGATTGGGGATTGGTAAAGGAGTTGTTTTGCCCTTTTAAGGAACAGGCGTTTAAAATGAAACCGGGCGGTTGGTATTTGGTATATTGCTATTTGGATGAAAAGACAAACAGATTGGCCGCATCAAGCAAGACCAATCGGTTCTTAGATAATAAAAAACTGACTGTCAAGGAATTTGATAAAGTAGATTTAATTGTATCCCACCCATCAGATATTGGGATGAACGTTATTGTTAACAAAAAACACTCCGGCTTAATTTATAAGAATAATATTTTTAAGGATTTGAGTGTTGGTGACCGATTGAAAGGTATTATTAAAAAAGTTCGCCCAGGCAATAAATTGGATATATCACTAGAACAAATTGGCTATAGAAATATAGAACCCAATGCCGAAAAGGTGCTTCAAGAACTCGAAGATAATAGTGGTTTTTTGCCTTTAACAGACAAGTCGTCACCAGAAGTTATCAAGGAAATGCTTCAAATGAGCAAAAAGAACTTTAAAAAGGCCATTGGAAATTTATACAAACAGCGAAAAATTGATATTAAAAACGACGGTATCCATTTAGTTTAA
- a CDS encoding family 43 glycosylhydrolase — protein sequence MVLTDMVSSKGWDSNRGFVMLKSHDLINWTHATINIPQKYEGYENLKRVWAPQTIYDQEVKKYMVYWSMKHGDKNDIIFYAYANDDFTDIIGVPRPLFIPKSGDFCIDGDIVYKNGFYFLFYKTGTSTNNGL from the coding sequence ATGGTGTTAACGGATATGGTGAGTTCAAAAGGCTGGGACTCAAATAGAGGGTTTGTGATGCTGAAATCTCATGATTTAATTAATTGGACACATGCCACTATCAATATCCCTCAAAAGTATGAAGGATACGAAAACTTAAAACGAGTTTGGGCCCCTCAAACTATTTATGATCAAGAGGTTAAAAAATATATGGTGTATTGGTCAATGAAACACGGAGACAAAAATGACATTATTTTTTATGCTTATGCTAATGATGATTTTACAGATATCATCGGAGTGCCAAGGCCGCTTTTTATACCCAAATCTGGCGATTTCTGTATTGATGGAGATATAGTATATAAAAATGGCTTTTATTTTTTGTTTTACAAAACGGGTACATCAACTAATAATGGACTCTGA
- a CDS encoding RidA family protein, which yields MKKVIATKNAPAPIGPYNQAILSGNTLYISGQIALNPETGNLILNTIKEETYQVMQNLKAILESAGMTFENVVKSSIFISNMDDFGEINEVYGSYFDEATAPARETVQVAKLPKYVNVEISMIAVE from the coding sequence ATGAAAAAAGTGATTGCTACCAAAAATGCCCCTGCACCTATTGGCCCATATAACCAAGCGATTTTAAGTGGAAACACACTATATATTTCAGGGCAAATTGCATTAAACCCTGAAACAGGAAACTTGATTTTAAATACCATAAAGGAAGAAACATATCAAGTTATGCAGAACTTAAAAGCGATTTTGGAAAGTGCAGGAATGACTTTTGAAAATGTGGTAAAATCATCGATATTTATTTCCAATATGGATGATTTTGGCGAAATTAATGAAGTATACGGCAGTTATTTTGATGAAGCTACAGCTCCCGCCCGCGAAACGGTTCAGGTGGCTAAGCTGCCTAAATACGTAAATGTTGAGATTAGTATGATTGCAGTAGAATAG
- a CDS encoding (Fe-S)-binding protein, which translates to MNYLPNVIFAVVLILGIGYFAKNVKRLIRNIKLGQDVDVSDNKPERWRNMARIALGQSKMVRRPVAGILHVIVYIGFIVINLEVLEIIIDGIFGTHRVGLKVLPKSVYGFLIGVFEILAILVFVAVIVFWIRRNIIKLARFWKSEMTAWPKNDGNFILYFEMVLMVLFLIMNATDVEFQQLNSGNIISQYIAPWFAGVSESSLLVIERAAWWLHIVGILIFLNYLYFSKHLHILLAFPNTYYGKLTPKGQMNNLEAVTNEVKMMMDPNADPFAAPAEGEEDEMPAKFGASDVQDLNWVQLLNAYTCTECGRCTSECPANLTGKKLSPRKIMMDTRDRLEEVGKNMDANNGEFKDDSKQLLDDYITREELWACTTCNACVEACPVSIDPLSIILEMRRYLVMEQSAAPAELNNMMANIENNGAPWPYNQMDRLNWKDE; encoded by the coding sequence ATGAATTATCTACCCAACGTAATTTTTGCTGTTGTACTTATACTTGGTATTGGCTATTTCGCAAAAAATGTAAAAAGATTGATCCGGAATATTAAGCTGGGTCAAGATGTAGATGTAAGCGATAATAAACCAGAACGTTGGCGTAATATGGCTCGTATAGCTTTGGGGCAGAGCAAAATGGTTAGACGTCCTGTTGCTGGCATATTGCATGTAATAGTTTATATTGGTTTTATTGTAATCAACCTTGAGGTTTTAGAAATTATTATCGATGGTATTTTTGGAACCCATCGTGTTGGTCTAAAGGTATTGCCTAAATCGGTTTACGGGTTTTTAATTGGTGTTTTTGAGATATTGGCCATTTTGGTTTTTGTTGCTGTTATTGTTTTCTGGATACGCAGAAACATAATAAAATTAGCGCGCTTTTGGAAAAGTGAAATGACTGCATGGCCTAAAAACGATGGTAATTTCATCCTGTATTTCGAAATGGTTTTAATGGTGCTGTTCCTCATTATGAACGCCACCGATGTGGAGTTTCAGCAATTAAATTCAGGAAATATCATCAGCCAGTATATAGCGCCTTGGTTTGCCGGTGTGTCAGAGTCGAGTTTGCTTGTCATCGAACGTGCCGCTTGGTGGCTTCACATTGTAGGGATATTGATATTTTTAAATTACCTATATTTTTCTAAGCATTTACATATTTTATTGGCTTTTCCAAACACATATTACGGCAAGTTAACCCCAAAAGGTCAAATGAATAACCTTGAGGCCGTAACCAATGAGGTTAAAATGATGATGGACCCCAATGCCGATCCCTTTGCGGCTCCGGCTGAAGGCGAAGAAGACGAAATGCCTGCAAAATTTGGAGCTAGCGATGTTCAGGATTTAAATTGGGTACAGTTACTTAATGCTTACACATGTACCGAGTGTGGGCGATGCACCAGCGAATGCCCAGCCAATTTAACAGGAAAAAAATTATCGCCTCGAAAGATCATGATGGATACGCGAGATAGGTTGGAGGAAGTTGGTAAAAATATGGATGCCAACAACGGTGAATTCAAAGACGACAGCAAACAGTTATTGGACGATTACATCACCAGAGAAGAGCTTTGGGCTTGTACTACTTGCAACGCCTGTGTGGAGGCTTGTCCGGTTAGCATAGACCCGCTATCCATTATCTTAGAGATGCGACGTTACCTCGTTATGGAGCAAAGTGCCGCACCAGCCGAACTTAATAACATGATGGCCAACATCGAAAATAATGGAGCGCCTTGGCCATACAATCAAATGGACCGATTAAACTGGAAAGACGAATAA
- a CDS encoding DUF2853 family protein, whose translation MSKRDELIAKYAEDLKEKCGVNADMDLLTKVTIGCGPSIYNADASTVSGSDESELATVKSNFLIKKLGLSNGPELDKGIQAVMDQYGQSNRNKYRAVVYYLLTKHFGKESVY comes from the coding sequence ATGAGTAAAAGAGACGAACTTATTGCAAAATATGCTGAAGATTTAAAAGAAAAGTGCGGTGTAAACGCCGATATGGATTTATTAACCAAAGTAACCATTGGCTGTGGGCCATCAATCTACAATGCTGATGCTTCAACGGTATCAGGATCGGACGAATCAGAATTGGCTACCGTAAAATCTAACTTTTTAATTAAAAAATTAGGATTGAGTAATGGACCAGAATTAGATAAGGGCATACAAGCCGTTATGGATCAATATGGTCAATCTAACCGCAATAAATATAGAGCCGTTGTTTATTATTTGCTCACTAAACATTTTGGAAAAGAATCGGTTTATTAA